In Calothrix sp. PCC 7507, one DNA window encodes the following:
- a CDS encoding WD40 repeat domain-containing protein codes for MAAVALLIPIWDGVNIHVAEAAVKVTPDSQTTQSFANPQLLYTLRGHAGTVKSLAFSPDSKILASGGAENEGVIRLWNLVNGDRVGTIRKAHKTAVDSLVISPDGQTLVSCSSDHTINLWNLKSQQFSRSFQGHTSNVMSLAVSPDSKVLISGALDGIRLWDLPQQRPLSTLVRFENSIHTLAISPDGQTLASGDFKGVTKLWNLSTGKLIREFTAHSQAVSTVAFTPNGENLITASRDRTIKLWNINNGELVRTLVGHNNWVNAIAINPDGKTLASAGRDGIKLWNLTTGQLINTLNEHTDWVSAIAFSPNGKMLASGGFDKQIKVWRSQ; via the coding sequence ATGGCAGCTGTTGCCCTTTTAATTCCAATCTGGGATGGGGTAAACATCCATGTTGCTGAAGCTGCTGTTAAAGTAACACCAGATTCCCAAACTACACAAAGCTTTGCCAATCCTCAGTTATTGTACACCTTGCGTGGACATGCCGGAACTGTTAAATCTCTAGCTTTTAGCCCAGATAGCAAAATTCTGGCTAGTGGTGGTGCTGAGAATGAGGGTGTAATTCGCTTGTGGAATTTAGTTAATGGTGACCGAGTGGGGACTATCCGCAAAGCACATAAAACAGCAGTGGACTCTTTGGTGATTTCGCCAGATGGACAAACCCTCGTCAGCTGTAGCAGCGACCACACAATTAATCTTTGGAATCTCAAAAGCCAACAATTTAGCCGCTCTTTTCAGGGACATACCAGTAATGTCATGTCTTTAGCGGTATCACCTGATAGTAAAGTTCTCATCAGTGGTGCTTTAGACGGAATTCGCCTCTGGGATTTGCCACAACAGCGACCTCTGTCAACTCTTGTAAGGTTTGAGAACTCAATTCATACACTAGCGATTAGTCCTGACGGTCAGACTTTGGCTAGTGGTGACTTTAAGGGGGTAACTAAGCTGTGGAATTTGAGTACTGGGAAATTAATCCGAGAATTTACAGCACACTCTCAGGCAGTTAGCACCGTAGCTTTTACACCGAACGGAGAAAACTTAATTACGGCTAGCCGCGATCGCACAATCAAATTGTGGAATATTAATAATGGGGAACTAGTGCGTACCCTCGTGGGACACAACAACTGGGTGAATGCTATTGCCATTAACCCCGACGGCAAAACCCTCGCCAGTGCTGGTAGAGACGGGATTAAGCTATGGAATTTGACTACAGGTCAGTTAATCAATACACTGAATGAACATACAGATTGGGTAAGTGCGATCGCTTTTAGTCCCAATGGAAAAATGCTTGCTAGTGGTGGATTTGACAAACAAATCAAGGTTTGGCGCAGTCAGTAA
- the ald gene encoding alanine dehydrogenase: MEIGVPKETKDQEFRVGLSPSSVRVLRENGHTIFVETQAGTGAGFMDGEYVSAGAEIVPTPEAVWHRELVVKVKEPLTTEYKFLHKEQILFTYLHLAADRKLTEYLIDCGTSAIAYETVEQPGANKLPLLSPMSIIAGRLSVQFGARYLERQQGGRGVLLGGVPGVKAGKVVILGGGVVGTEAAKIAVGMGATVQILDVNVERLSYLETLFGSRVELLYSNSAHIEAAVKDADLLIGAVLVPGRRAPILVSRELVKQMRPGSVIVDVAVDQGGCVETLHSTSHTNPIYLDEGVVHYGVPNMPGAVPWTATQALNNSTLPYVVQLANLGIKALAVNPALAKGLNVQNHRLVHPAVQEVFPDLVS, from the coding sequence ATGGAAATCGGCGTTCCTAAGGAGACAAAGGATCAGGAATTTCGAGTTGGGTTAAGTCCTTCGAGTGTACGGGTGCTGCGGGAAAATGGTCATACCATCTTCGTGGAAACACAAGCAGGTACTGGTGCTGGATTTATGGATGGTGAGTACGTAAGCGCTGGAGCGGAGATTGTCCCCACACCGGAAGCTGTTTGGCATCGGGAACTAGTTGTTAAGGTGAAAGAACCGCTGACGACTGAGTATAAATTTTTGCATAAGGAACAGATATTGTTTACTTATCTGCATCTAGCAGCCGATCGCAAACTGACCGAGTATTTAATTGATTGTGGCACGAGTGCGATCGCCTACGAAACTGTAGAACAACCCGGTGCTAACAAACTACCTTTGCTCTCCCCCATGAGCATCATTGCCGGTCGGCTATCAGTACAATTTGGGGCAAGATATTTAGAACGCCAGCAAGGTGGTAGAGGCGTGCTTTTGGGTGGTGTTCCTGGAGTCAAAGCAGGTAAAGTAGTGATTTTAGGTGGTGGTGTTGTCGGTACAGAAGCCGCTAAAATCGCCGTGGGCATGGGTGCTACTGTGCAGATTTTAGATGTTAATGTTGAGCGACTCTCCTACCTAGAAACGCTATTTGGCTCTAGAGTGGAACTGCTTTACAGCAACTCTGCCCATATCGAGGCCGCAGTCAAAGATGCCGATTTGTTAATCGGTGCAGTGTTAGTGCCAGGACGTAGGGCCCCAATATTAGTATCTCGTGAATTGGTCAAACAAATGCGTCCTGGTTCTGTAATTGTTGACGTTGCTGTTGACCAAGGTGGTTGTGTGGAGACTTTACACTCTACATCCCACACCAACCCAATTTACCTTGATGAAGGTGTCGTGCATTATGGCGTTCCCAATATGCCGGGTGCAGTACCTTGGACAGCAACCCAGGCGCTGAACAACAGTACACTACCTTATGTTGTCCAGTTGGCAAATCTGGGAATCAAAGCGTTGGCAGTTAACCCAGCCTTAGCTAAGGGTTTAAATGTGCAGAATCATCGCTTAGTGCATCCTGCAGTGCAAGAGGTATTCCCTGATTTGGTAAGTTAA